A single Methylomonas koyamae DNA region contains:
- a CDS encoding helix-turn-helix domain-containing protein — MKKQYRSRLMASVHETAEGLHEAGVMDKRTMRKFDELCLTPINPLQPEEIRALRLRERASQAVFARHLNVTTGLVSQWERGEKHPKGASLKLLSLVAKNGLEAIA, encoded by the coding sequence ATGAAAAAACAATACCGTAGCCGTTTGATGGCCTCCGTGCATGAAACCGCCGAGGGTCTGCATGAGGCGGGCGTCATGGATAAGCGTACTATGCGCAAATTCGATGAATTGTGCCTAACGCCAATCAACCCCTTGCAACCAGAAGAAATCCGAGCGCTTCGGTTGCGTGAACGCGCAAGCCAAGCCGTTTTTGCACGGCATTTGAACGTCACGACCGGCCTGGTCAGCCAATGGGAGCGAGGTGAGAAGCACCCCAAAGGCGCATCATTGAAGCTTCTGTCTCTGGTCGCCAAAAACGGGCTGGAAGCGATTGCTTAA
- a CDS encoding CopG family ribbon-helix-helix protein, with translation MATEAFTVRTESDIVHQLDSMAGALDRSRNYLVNQALREYLKTHARKIEKITQGIAAADRGEVIEHEDVIKELEVIAQPTSGDDFFDCAGIWESREIDQTTIRVKAWPDQRG, from the coding sequence ATGGCCACAGAAGCATTTACCGTTAGAACCGAATCAGACATCGTGCATCAGCTTGATAGCATGGCCGGGGCGTTGGATCGTTCGCGTAACTACCTTGTCAATCAAGCCTTGCGCGAATACCTGAAAACTCATGCCCGGAAAATTGAGAAAATTACCCAGGGCATAGCCGCTGCTGACCGTGGCGAAGTCATCGAGCATGAAGACGTGATCAAGGAATTGGAAGTCATCGCACAACCTACAAGCGGCGACGATTTCTTTGACTGTGCCGGCATCTGGGAATCACGAGAAATCGACCAAACTACCATTCGTGTAAAAGCCTGGCCGGATCAGCGTGGATGA
- a CDS encoding type II toxin-antitoxin system RelE/ParE family toxin: MRIFKNKAFTRFAKKSGIDDSSLCKAVSDAEKGFLDADLGGGVIKQRVARSGGGKSGGFRTLILFRIGSLAFFVHGFAKNEQANIDDDELVALRKLAAVMLEYDEVALNCALANKTLIEVICNEKTIP, translated from the coding sequence GTGCGAATATTCAAAAACAAGGCGTTCACACGATTTGCCAAAAAATCAGGAATAGACGATTCAAGCCTCTGTAAGGCAGTCAGTGATGCCGAAAAGGGATTCCTGGATGCTGATTTAGGCGGCGGCGTCATTAAACAACGTGTCGCCCGTAGCGGTGGTGGCAAATCGGGCGGGTTCCGCACCCTGATCTTGTTCCGCATAGGTTCGTTGGCGTTCTTTGTACACGGTTTCGCCAAAAATGAGCAAGCCAACATAGATGACGATGAATTGGTCGCTTTGCGGAAATTAGCGGCTGTCATGCTGGAGTATGACGAAGTAGCACTAAACTGCGCATTGGCAAATAAGACATTGATAGAGGTAATCTGCAATGAAAAAACAATACCGTAG